The following coding sequences lie in one Salmo salar chromosome ssa13, Ssal_v3.1, whole genome shotgun sequence genomic window:
- the LOC106567925 gene encoding alkaline ceramidase 3, with product MAPSADRLGYWGRPTSTLDWCEENYVVSFYIAEFWNTVSNLIMILPPIYGAIQTYKDGLEFRYVYSFLGLAAVGIGSWCFHMTLQYEMQLLDELPMIYSTCVFVYCLYECFKQQNTLGVFPIMLLFIFSVSVSVVYLQWKEPVFHQVMYGALVACLVMRSIFIVTWVYPWLKPVCYISLSVFLLGFLLWNIDNLACDSLRSTRQRLPPVVGAVTQFHAWWHILTGLGSYLHILFSLQIRSTFLKHRPKVKFLCGVWPMLHIEAQKTS from the exons ATGGCTCCCTCAGCAGACAGACTGGGATATTGGGGGCGACCAACCTCAACGCTGGATTGGTGTGAGGAGAATTATGTCGTCTCTTTCTACATCGCAGAATTCT GGAACACTGTCAGTAACCTGATTATGATCCTGCCTCCTATCTACGGTGCCATCCAGACGTATAAAGACGGCCTTGAGTTCCGCTACGTCTACTCCTTCCTTGGACTGGCAG CTGTTGGCATTGGTTCCTGGTGCTTCCATATGACACTGCAATATGAGATGCAG TTGCTGGACGAGCTGCCAATGATCTACAGCACCTGTGTCTTTGTCTACTGTCT ATATGAATGCTTCAAGCAACAAAACACTCTGGGTGTATTCCCTATCATGTTGCTATTCATCTTCAGTGTCTCAGTCAGTGTG GTGTACTTACAATGGAAAGAGCCAGTCTTTCACCAG GTCATGTATGGCGCACTTGTAGCATGCTTGGTGATGCGCTCTATCTTCATAGTTACATG GGTGTACCCCTGGCTCAAACCTGTGTGCTACATCTCCCTGAGTGTCTTTTTGCTGGGGTTCCTGTTGTGGAACATTGATAATCTGGCCTGTGACTCACTCAG ATCCACCAGACAGAGACTGCCCCCTGTTGTTGGGGCGGTGACACAGTTCCATGCCTGGTGGCACATCCTCACAGGCCTGGGCTCCTACCTACACATACTCTTCAG CCTCCAGATAAGGTCAACCTTTCTCAAACACAGACCAAAAGTAAAG TTCCTATGTGGAGTGTGGCCCATGTTGCACATTGAGGCACAAAAGACTAGCTGA